In Chaetodon trifascialis isolate fChaTrf1 chromosome 23, fChaTrf1.hap1, whole genome shotgun sequence, the following proteins share a genomic window:
- the cldn15a gene encoding claudin-15a, which translates to MDPIVEVVALFLGFLGWVMVGVALPNRYWRTSTVDGNVITTSTIYENLWMSCATDSTGVHNCREFPSMLALNGYIQASRALMIASIVMGTIGLIAGLIGLQCSKAGGENYVLKGRIAGTAGVFFILQGVCTMIAVSWYAFNITQDFFDPFYPGIRYEIGEGLYIGWCSAVLAIAGGVCLTCSCKLGTQEKYPLPYQARGTVYSGAAPTRSVVASTYGRNAYV; encoded by the exons ATGGATCCAATTGTGGAAGTAGTGGCTTTGTTTCTGGGGTTCCTCGGTTGGGTGATGGTTGGGGTCGCCCTGCCTAACCGTTACTGGAGGACGTCCACCGTCGACGGGAACGTcatcaccacctccaccatctATGAAAACTTGTGGATGTCATGTGCGACGGATTCGACTGGGGTACACAACTGCAGGGAGTTCCCGTCGATGCTCGCTTTGAATG GTTACATCCAAGCGTCTCGTGCCTTGATGATCGCCTCAATAGTGATGGGCACCATTGGACTGATTGCGGGCCTGATAGGGCTCCAGTGCTCCAAGGCAGGAGGGGAGAACTATGTCCTTAAAGGGAGGATTGCTGGCACGGCTGGGGTCTTTTTCATACTTCAAG GCGTGTGCACAATGATCGCAGTGTCCTGGTACGCCTTCAACATCACTCAGGACTTCTTTGACCCTTTCTATCCCGGGATAAG GTATGAAATAGGAGAAGGGCTTTACATCGGCTGGTGCTCCGCTGTGCTCGCCATCGCCGGAGGAGTCTGTCTCACCTGCTCCTGCAAACTGGGCACGCAGGAAAAATA CCCTTTGCCTTATCAAGCCAGAGGAACTGTATATTCTGGAGCTGCACCGACCAGAAGCGTGGTTGCTAGTACTTACGGACGCAATGCTTATGTTTGA
- the dnajc3b gene encoding dnaJ homolog subfamily C member 3b, with product MDSCRRTGLSGVLCSLSLLCVILDIQLDGVLGATHVEIEHHLEMGRKLLAAGQLAEALSHYHSAVEGDSKNYLTYYKRAAVFLAMGKSKSALPDLTRAIQLKPDFLAARLQRGNILLKQGNTQEAREDFEAVLQRSPDHEEAQDQLMRANELEELQEEAHAAYHQGDYSATISVLERVIEISPWDPESRELRAECYIRMGDPQKAIQDLTPTTRLRNDNRAAFLKLSMLHYGLGEHHESLNHIRECLKLDQDDKECFSHYKQVKKLSKQLDSAEELIHMERYQEAIDKYESVMKTEPNVPYYTNLAKERICFCFVKLKLAHEAIDLCSEAHQRDPRNANILRDRAEAYILNQDYEKAVEDYQEAREFDDNHDIREGLERAQKLLKISRKRDYYKILGVSRNANKQEIIKAYRKLAQQWHPDNFQSESEKKEAEKKFIDIASAKEVLTDPEMRQKFDAGEDPLDPENQQGGGGGQAWPFHFDPFQSGGSFHFKFHQN from the exons ATGGACTCGTGTCGGCGGACCGGACTCAGCGGGGTCCTGTGCTCCCTGTCGCTGCTGTGTGTCATTCTGGACATCCAGCTGGACG GGGTCTTGGGGGCCACTCATGTCGAGATCGAGCACCACTTGGAGATGGGCCGCAAACTTTTGGCTGCTGGTCAGCTGGCTGAAGCCTTGTCCCACTACCACTCTGCCGTGG AGGGAGACTCTAAGAATTACCTGACCTACTACAAGCGAGCTGCGGTCTTCTTGGCTATgggaaaatccaaatccgcccTGCCGGACCTGACCAGAGCCATTCAGCTCAAACCTGACTTCCTTGCT GCCAGGCTGCAGAGAGGCAACATCCTGTTAAAGCAGGGCAACACGCAGGAGGCCCGGGAGGACTTTGAAGCCGTG CTGCAGCGCTCCCCAGACCACGAAGAAGCTCAGGACCAGCTGATGAGAGCAaatgagctggaggagctgcaggaggaggcccATGCTGCGTACCACCAAGGGGACTATAGCGCTACCATCTCCGTGCTCGAGAGAGTCATTGAG ATCTCTCCCTGGGATCCTGAGTCGCGGGAGCTTCGTGCGGAATGTTACATCCGAATGGGGGATCCACAGAAAGCCATCCAGGATCTGACACCGACCACGAGGCTGCGCAACGACAACCGCGCGGCCTTCCTGAAGCTCAGCATGCTGCACTACGGCCTCGGAGAGCACCACGAGTCACTCAA tcACATCCGAGAGTGCCTGAAGCTGGACCAGGATGACAAAGAGTGTTTCAGCCACTACAAGCAGGTGAAGAAGCTCAGCAAGCAGCTGGACTCAGCGGAGGAGCTAATTCACATGGAGAG GTATCAGGAAGCCATTGATAAGTATGAATCCGTGATGAAGACGGAGCCGAATGTCCCGTACTACACCAACCTGGCCAAAGAGAGGATCTGCTTCTGCTTCGTCAAG CTAAAGTTGGCTCACGAGGCGATAGACCTGTGTTCAGAGGCTCACCAGAGAGACCCCCGAAACGCCAACATCCTCCGAGACCGAGCAGAGGCTTACATCCTCAACCAGGACTACGAGAAAG CCGTGGAGGACTACCAAGAGGCGAGAGAGTTTGACGACAACCACGACATCAGAGAGGGGCTGGAACGAGCGCAGAAGCTGCTCAAAATCTCTCGTAAGAGGGACTATTACAAGATCCTCGGCGTCAGCAG gAATGCGAATAAGCAGGAGATCATCAAGGCGTACAGGAAGCTGGCGCAGCAGTGGCATCCTGACAACTTCCAGTCCGAGTCGGAGAAGAAAGAAGCCGAAAAGAAGTTTATCGACATCGCTTCGGCTAAAGAGGTCCTCACCGACCCAG AAATGAGGCAGAAGTTTGACGCAGGCGAGGATCCCCTGGACCCAGAAAACCAGCAAGGCGGAGGCGGAGGACAGGCCTGGCCGTTCCACTTCGACCCCTTTCAGTCCGGCGGCAGCTTCCACTTCAAGTTCCACCAAAACTAG
- the naa38 gene encoding N-alpha-acetyltransferase 38, NatC auxiliary subunit: protein MATMIEENGPSTHEQSDVSSSSQARHKLEALLNKNMRIRMTDGRTLVGLFLCTDRDCNVILGSAQEFLKSTDTFSQGEPRVLGLAMIPGHHVVSIEVEADSLEDAQGFGAGH, encoded by the exons ATGGCAACAATGATAGAGGAAAATGGTCCTTCGACTCAC GAGCAGTCTGACGTGTCCTCATCGTCCCAGGCCAGGCACAAACTGGAGGCGCTCCTGAACAAGAACATGAGGATTCGCATGACAGACGGACGGACCCTGGTGGGGCTCTTCCTCTGCACGGACCGAGACTGCAACGTCATCCTCGGATCAGCTCAGGAGTTCCTCAAATCCACAG ACACATTCTCCCAGGGCGAGCCCAGAGTCCTGGGCCTGGCCATGATCCCCGGTCATCACGTGGTCTCCATCGAGGTGGAGGCAGACAGTCTGGAAGACGCACAAGGATTTGGAGCTGGCCATTGA